The genomic interval AAGAGCATACAAAACATCGGTGGCTCTTTTGGGTTTCGGTATATGTCGTTTGTTAAATGAACGCGTGCATATACAGGATGGATAGAAAGGAGCAGCGAATGGTTCTGTCCTCGGCTGCGTACGGTCAGAACAAGCTCTGTCTCGGTCGGTTGAAATATTTTTGAGATTTTTCCGGGTAGGATTGTTTCATTCAGTTCTGCAGTTACCGCGCGAGTAACAATCCCATCAAATGGCATATGATCACCTCTTCAGTCTGTGAACGATTGTGCTTCTAAAGGAAGTACTGCTCACCCGGCAGGCAAGCGAAAAGCAATCGTACGTTTCTTCATCAATTATAGCATGTTTCAGGACGAGTCTGCATAGTTATCGAACAGAAGGAATTCCGCTAAAAGTTTTTATGTGGATAAATCTGGAGGAATGCAGATGAAATGGTATCAGATGGATACAGACCAAGTCGAACAAAAACTGTATGTATCAACGAAACGCGGGCTGTCCGCAAAACAGGTGGACGAGCGTTTGAAGCAATATGGGACAAACCGTCTAGAGTCGGAAAAAAATGCATCAAAGTGGTTAATTTTCTTAAAACAATTCCAAGACTTTATGGTTCTTGTCCTTCTTGCTGCCACACTAGTTGCCGGCCTGTTGGGAGAGTATGTTGATGCAATAGCCATCATGGTAATCGTTCTGGTTAACGGTTTTCTGGGATACTTCCAGGAACAAAAAGCAGAAAAGTCGCTTGCCAAATTAAAAGAAATGTCATCACCAGTAGCTCATGTCTTGCGTGATGGCAAATGGGAAAAGGTTCCATCCCAGGAAGTAGTGGTTGGAGATGTCGTACGTGTAAACAGTGGAGATCGGGTTCCTGCAGACATCCGGATAATTCAATCCAACAGTTTAGAAACGGAGGAGTCCGCCCTTACTGGTGAATCGCTCCCAGTACAAAAACATGAAGCAAGTATTACCAAAGACAATCTAGATGCACAGGATCAGGTGAATATGAGTTTCATGAATACCATGGTAACGAGAGGGTCTGGTGTTGGTATTGTCGTTGGGACAGGCATGAATACCGTGATGGGTCAGATAGCATCGTTAATGGTGAAAACCGAAAAGACGACGACGCCTTTGGAGCATAAACTTGCTGAATTAGGCAAAGTGCTGATAGGTGTAGCCCTCGTCCTAACTGCACTTGTTGTTATAGTCGGTGTGTACCAAGGCCATGCTGTTTACAACATGTTTCTCGCCGGGGTTTCTCTAGCCGTTGCTGCTATACCGGAAGGGCTGCCGGCGATTGTTACGGTGGCACTGTCATTAGGTGTGCAGCGTATGATTAGGAAAAAAGCCGTTGTCCGAAAGCTATCAGCCGTCGAAACCTTGGGATGTGCGTCGGTTATTTGTTCAGATAAGACCGGAACAATGACAGAAAACCAAATGACGGTTAAAGAAGTTTTTTTAAATGGAAAATGGTTGTATGTGACGGGTGATGGCTATGATGTTAATGGGGATTATTTTTGGAAGAAGGACCATGTAGGCAGAGACTTTCCAAATCTTGAACCAATGCTTTTGTATGGCATGTTGTGCAATCACGCATCTTTATTTGTAAAAAAAGGTAAATATATTGTGGATGGAGACCCCACTGACGGTGCGCTACTCGTTGCAGCACGCAAACTGGGACTTAAACCGCAACTGCATGATAATTACCGCATTATTAAGGAGTTTCCGTTTGATTCAGAACGGAAACGAATGAGTGTCGTAATCGAAGACGAAAACAAGATGCGCTTTCTCATCACGAAAGGCGCACCGGAAGTGTTGATGCCGCGTTCAACCTACATCATGAACGAAGATGGACGTAAACTCATGAAATCCGAAGATGAAAAGCAGTTGGACGGCGCGATTGATAGTATGGCCGATAAAGCGTTACGCACGCTAGCAATTGGAATGAAGCCATTATCAAGGCATGATTCACTTGAATCGGCTACATTAGAGAAAGAACTGACATTTATTGGTCTGTACGGGATGATGGATCCACCGAGAAAAGATGTTAAAAAGGCTATTGCCGAATGTCGTGATGCGGGCATAAAATCGGTGATGATAACCGGCGACCATGAAAAAACAGCTCGGGCAATCGCGAAGCAACTGGATCTGCTTCCAGAAAATGGTATGGTGTTAGACGGATCTCAACTGAACCAAATGTCGGTTGCCGAGCTGGAGGATATCATAGATCAAGTGTATGTTTTTGCCAGAGTTACACCGGAGCATAAGCTGAAAATCGTCAATGCCTTTCAGGAAAAAGGGCATATTGTTGCCATGACGGGTGATGGTGTCAATGACGCACCTGCTATTAAAGCAAGTGATATTGGTATAAGTATGGGAGAAAGCGGAACAGATGTAACGAAAGAAGCCTCATCGCTCGTTTTAATGGATGATAATTTTGCAACAATCAAATCGGCCATTATAGAGGGCCGCAATATATATGAGAATATCCGAAAGTTTATCCGTTATTTGCTCGCATCTAACGTTGGAGAAATTTTGGTCATGCTCTTTGCTATGTTGCTTGCCATGCCATTGCCACTCGTTCCGGTACAAATATTATGGGTGAATCTGGTTACGGACGGACTCCCGGCCATGGCACTGGGACTTGATCAGTCAGAAGATGACGTTATGAAGCGCGGGCCGAGGAATCCAAAAGAGGGTGTGTTTGCTAGGGAGCTCGGTTTCAAGATTGTCAGCCGCGGCATTCTAATAGGTACGGTGACTTTAGTGGCGTTCATGCTAGCTTTCCAAAGCAATCCGGATAATCTCGTTTATGCGCAAACGATTGCTTTCACGACACTAGTGATGGCACAGTTGATCCATGTATTTGATTGCCGAAGCGAACATTCTTTATTTTCCAGAAATCCATTCGAAAACATCTATTTATTGCTGGCGGTACTGTCATCTGTGTTACTGCTGCTCGTTGTTATCTATTGGGAAGTGCTGCAGCCGGTATTTCACACGACATCCCTAGGAATCAAGGATTGGTTATTTATTATTGCTATGAGTTCTGTGCCGAGTGTCTTTTTTGGGTTCACCAAAAAATAGGTGGCTTCAATCAGTTCGATAAAATAACATTAATTTCATTCACCCTTCCATTTGCGGGAGGGTTTTTATTTTTGCCGGTAAATTGCTATAATAGAAGATATTGTGTCTTTACTGGTGAGACGGTGAGGTAAATGAACATGACAGGGTTTCAAACTAGGTTTTTTCTGATATGGGTACATCGGGCGGGCAATAGTGAGATTCTGAATGCAGGCAAAAAGGCAAAGTTAAATAGGGAATGCTTGTATTTTTACACCAGTTTTCTATATAATGGATTATTATAGAGGTTGAATTATACGTGAAAGGTTGAATCACTAGAAAGTTATTCAATAGTTTTTAAATTAGGTGATTCATCCATCAGAGAGAATTTTAAGGGGGAGCCAATTTGAGTTTACGCTTAATCAATATCGGTTTTGGGAATGTCGTTTCTGCTAACCGTGTTATTTCGATTGTTTCGCCGGAATCTGCACCAATTAAACGAATTATTACCGTTGCCCGTGACAATAATAAACTAGTGGATGCCACTTATGGCCGGCGTACGCGGGCAGTTCTTGTTACGGACAGTGATCATGTCGTTCTGTCGGCCGTTCAACCTGAAACAGTCGGTCAACGTGTGATCAGTCACGAAGAAATAATAGATGAAAGTAGCTAGGAGGAACGAAGCTGATGGATGAAAACGGGATTCTGTTCGTTTTGTCGGGGCCTTCCGGGGTCGGAAAAGGGACAGTCAGAAAAAAACTTTTTGAGCGGGCGGATGATCTTGCGTACTCTATATCCATGACAACAAGAGAACGCCGTGCTGGTGAACAAGACGGTGTTGATTATTTCTACAAAACGCATGAGCAGTTCGAAAAGCTTATAGCGGATAATGAGCTTTTGGAACATGCCCGGTTTGTCAATAATTACTATGGTACACCGAGAAAATATGTGGAGGACACATTGGCAGCGGGCAAGGATATCTTTCTGGAGATTGAAGTGCAGGGAGCCATGCAGGTGAAGGAAAACTTTCCGAAAGGCGTCTTCATCTTTTTATTCCCACCAAGTCTTGAAGAATTAAAGGACCGGATCATGAGTAGAGCAACGGAGTCACCTGATGCTGTCCTAAAGAGATTGAAAGAAGCCCGTAGCGAAATTGAAATGATGGATGCGTATGATTATGTTGTCGTTAACGATGATGTCGAACGAGCGGTGACAAAAATCCAGTCGATCATTCAAAGCGAACATTGCAGGCGTGAACGTATCGCGAAACAATATAAAAAGTTATTGGAGGATGGATAATTATGATGCTGGAACCATCAATTGATGACTTGCAGGAGAAAATTAAATCAAAGTATACGCTGGCAACCATTGCTGCCAAACGGGCACGTGAACTGCAGCATACGAACAACGTACTTGTTGAAAACTCAAAATCAAATAAGTACGTTGGGCAGGCATTAGAAGAAATTTATGCAGGAAAGCTGTTTGTAAAAGAAGATAGCAAGTAAACGTAACGACCCTCGCGCTTTGCTGTTTGCGGGGGTTTAACATTTTGATAAACGGATTGATTTCTAGCTCCTGTCAACAAAGGAGGATGGCAATGATTAATAATAAACGTATTGTG from Lentibacillus cibarius carries:
- a CDS encoding calcium-translocating P-type ATPase, SERCA-type produces the protein MKWYQMDTDQVEQKLYVSTKRGLSAKQVDERLKQYGTNRLESEKNASKWLIFLKQFQDFMVLVLLAATLVAGLLGEYVDAIAIMVIVLVNGFLGYFQEQKAEKSLAKLKEMSSPVAHVLRDGKWEKVPSQEVVVGDVVRVNSGDRVPADIRIIQSNSLETEESALTGESLPVQKHEASITKDNLDAQDQVNMSFMNTMVTRGSGVGIVVGTGMNTVMGQIASLMVKTEKTTTPLEHKLAELGKVLIGVALVLTALVVIVGVYQGHAVYNMFLAGVSLAVAAIPEGLPAIVTVALSLGVQRMIRKKAVVRKLSAVETLGCASVICSDKTGTMTENQMTVKEVFLNGKWLYVTGDGYDVNGDYFWKKDHVGRDFPNLEPMLLYGMLCNHASLFVKKGKYIVDGDPTDGALLVAARKLGLKPQLHDNYRIIKEFPFDSERKRMSVVIEDENKMRFLITKGAPEVLMPRSTYIMNEDGRKLMKSEDEKQLDGAIDSMADKALRTLAIGMKPLSRHDSLESATLEKELTFIGLYGMMDPPRKDVKKAIAECRDAGIKSVMITGDHEKTARAIAKQLDLLPENGMVLDGSQLNQMSVAELEDIIDQVYVFARVTPEHKLKIVNAFQEKGHIVAMTGDGVNDAPAIKASDIGISMGESGTDVTKEASSLVLMDDNFATIKSAIIEGRNIYENIRKFIRYLLASNVGEILVMLFAMLLAMPLPLVPVQILWVNLVTDGLPAMALGLDQSEDDVMKRGPRNPKEGVFARELGFKIVSRGILIGTVTLVAFMLAFQSNPDNLVYAQTIAFTTLVMAQLIHVFDCRSEHSLFSRNPFENIYLLLAVLSSVLLLLVVIYWEVLQPVFHTTSLGIKDWLFIIAMSSVPSVFFGFTKK
- the remA gene encoding extracellular matrix/biofilm regulator RemA; translated protein: MSLRLINIGFGNVVSANRVISIVSPESAPIKRIITVARDNNKLVDATYGRRTRAVLVTDSDHVVLSAVQPETVGQRVISHEEIIDESS
- the gmk gene encoding guanylate kinase yields the protein MMDENGILFVLSGPSGVGKGTVRKKLFERADDLAYSISMTTRERRAGEQDGVDYFYKTHEQFEKLIADNELLEHARFVNNYYGTPRKYVEDTLAAGKDIFLEIEVQGAMQVKENFPKGVFIFLFPPSLEELKDRIMSRATESPDAVLKRLKEARSEIEMMDAYDYVVVNDDVERAVTKIQSIIQSEHCRRERIAKQYKKLLEDG
- the rpoZ gene encoding DNA-directed RNA polymerase subunit omega, with translation MMLEPSIDDLQEKIKSKYTLATIAAKRARELQHTNNVLVENSKSNKYVGQALEEIYAGKLFVKEDSK